TATAAGTATTATCGGATATTAACTTTCCTTCCAGGTACTATGGTTAAAAGAATAAAGTAATAGTTATGTGCTATGGCTGCGCCTCTGCACCTCTTTCGAATaaagaatatatttagataagtAATAATATTTTACGCTAAATTTATACGTATATAGACAACATAACTTTAAGAATGTTCCTAATTGTCCTAACGATAAGTGttttgaaaattaataaatcAGCCAAAGGCGTCTAaaggttgaaaccatattttcaaccaatcagcgtacaccagtagtgagtgtatatttacaaagtgttaaagtgtgtttaaaaagaaaaatataagtgaaatcatgtctgacgccgccgttgttgaagccaccgcatctccagtcgccgctgttgagaaaaaggcacctaagaaagccgctgccaaggcaaagaaaccctctgctgccccaagccatccaccaacccaacaaatggtcgatgctgccatcaaaacattgaaagaacgtggtggttcctcattgcctgccatcaagaaatacttggccagcacatacaaagttgatgctgtaaaattggccccattcatcaagaagtacttggagagcgctgttgctagtggaaaattgatccaaactaaaggtaagggtgcctccggttcattcaaattgtccccatctgcctcgaaggaacctaaagcaaagagcgctgaaaagaagaagaaggccccagccggtgataagaaaaagaaggcagcagcacccaaaaaggcagccggtgaaaagaaagccgctgcaaagaagccttccgctgctaaaaagaccgccgagaagaagaagaccgaaaaggccaaggctaaaactgccaaaaagacaggtacagttaaagctaaacccgcaaaaacagccgccaaagcatcagccactaaaccaaaggcacccaaggcaaaaaccaccgctgccaagcccaaaaaggctgccgcagcaaagaaaccagctgccaagaagaccgccgctaagaagtaatttttccatgcaaaattacttatcatgtcaaaatgattattttcgatattcgaaagcagtatatctaacagcccttttcagggctacaaaaaaaatttaaaaagagaccaaatttgactcgaacaattttttaattacctaataaatactatgttaattttaagggaaaagctaatcacagcccttttcgtagctgtaaaacatctgttgaaatcttttaataccattgttacctaatatgggaataaattaccctttaaggaaatttaagtaatcacatgttaaatgggattttttccgcaactggattaactgtttcacttagggtcataaaccaaagcaattactaagaattatgaaaatcacttaatgttaaagaaaatctcatttagcatacctaaccaataagagagtggcgtacaatattcccttcaaaaatcgcacttagcatacctatttcattctttacgagcatacctacccatagatctcgtgtacaaacgcataagtccacatatacatctctacaccatttcacgctaacatactagtatacatccctaaaaaatttagtatcaacacacacgctcacatatactcgaacatcaatacaacgttgcataccgagtgtttgagcataagagcaatatgtgttgatcatattactgtagatgtagatggtgctaagcaaggagggcaatattagagtatgggtagtatacatattttattttaaaaaagtaataagggcaatgtgagggtgagtggtagatatattttttctttaaatttgtaaatataaattaattttagttgaataacgaattaagtctcttttttaatttattttgtggccctgaaaagggcctttgatgttgtagggaaaatattgtacgacgaaataagtatgccatttacttggagctggtgtacttagtaacggctttggtaccttcactgacagcgtgcttagccaactcaccgggcaataatagacggacggcagtttggatttcccgactggtgatggtggaacgcttgttgtagtgagccaaacgggaggcttcggcggcgatatgttcaaagatatcgttgacgaaactgttcatgatgctcatggcctttgaggagataccagtatcgggatggacttgcttcaacactttgtaaatgtagatagcataactctccttacgcttggtgcgtctcttggtcttgtcacccttagtgatgttcttttgggctttgccggccttctttgctgctttaccactggcttttggaggcattttcacttggtttttttttttaagtcacacaaacacttttaacactgttcacgattttgtgtgtttgatggcttactcggaatatttaaaccatttcatgcacaagatattcaggtagacgaaaacagtcgctatgtttacgaaaacaaccctctaaaattagctacacgttggatccgaaagtataaatactgcagttcatgctgcgaactaatatcatttgtgtttcagtgctaagtgaagtgaattaaaaaaaaaaaaataactaaaaatgtctggtcgtggtaaaggtggcaaagttaagggaaaggcaaagtcccgttccaaccgtgctggtcttcaattccccgtcggtcgtatccatcgtttgttgcgcaaaggcaactatgctgaacgtgttggtgccggagctccagtttacttggctgctgtcatggagtatttggccgctgaagttcttgaattggctggcaacgctgctcgtgacaacaagaagacaagaattatcccccgtcacttgcaattggctatccgtaatgacgaagaattgaacaaattgctgtccggtgtcaccattgctcaaggtggtgtattgccaaacattcaagctgttctcttgcccaagaagaccgaaaagaaggcttaaattatctacgagcatcaaagaaaaaatgtaaatacaggccatcgtataaatcaacaacaacaatccgtccttttcaggacgacaaaaatttttttaaaagagaaaaaactatatcaaaccttattttatcaagaaaatttacttaaaaaatagttttaaataataaataaaattttaattgtagttaaatttaaaaaatattttttggtcgatttttttttcagtggatttggtaatttgctagcaatttcgttattcgaaatttccttaaacaatcctgttttaggtgtaaatacaaaaaaaatctgccatctattgtttataggtaaacattttcaaatatgtttacatCTTATCGACTATTGCAGGTCTTTTAATATACATGTCATAATTATCAGTTATCAATTATCATGCATCAACATTTCGCCTTTTTGCATACATTACCATaataagaatttagttttatcgaccctactcaagattatcggcatttaataggatcaatgttaccattagggtactgtaaaaactatttattttacatttgaatatcacatggtaatcattgttcattttctgatgctgagaaaaattggcatatgtaataacaaaacatcgaaacgaagtatctacgatcgtccctcttcgtacatttgtgacaaagttagcagctccaagcaaaggaaacatttaatggtagtatatgcgtgcattttggtatctgtgtgtatgtatgctttttagtgttgtataccatcgtttcatcgtattgttctaatggcgtcggttttagtttcgtcatgtatgtatgtatattatagaagctacattttggccgacggcaaattgaaaaatggtaatatttattttcaaataaattttatgtattttttttttagtaaaaatttataacaagaaatatctctttttaaatatgttttgtggtcctgaaaaggaccgattgttttagttttaaagtttttaaaattttctccaaaatagcgtcaagataatgtttaaccgccgaaaccgtacaaagtgcggccttgtctcttcaaagcgtagacgacatccatagcggtgacggttttacgcttagcgtgttcagtgtaggtgacagcatcacgaataacgttttccaaaaacaccttcaggacaccacgggtttcttcgtaaatcaatccagagatacgctttacaccgccacgacgagccaaacgtctgattgcaggcttggtgataccttggatgttatcacgcaacactttacgatgacgtttagcgccaccttttcccaagcctttgccacctttaccacgaccagtcattttttcactttttaaattaaattcacttcacaagttatgcacaagaactaatacttaccatgctgcgatacctcatatttatacaaaatccgctctgaatttactacatacacatacgcttcgatctatcttcggggttgttcgtatacacttcgtgtgtacagatacaaatgttgaagcatatacgcagcacacacccttattggaaactgtagcccgccaaattttttctataaatatcgggAATCGCTCCGTAAGGCAACTATTTCTGTGTTGAGAACTCGTGGTGTGAACACATAAGTTTGGAAAGCGGAAGtttgaatacaaattttaatctgAAGTGCTTTTTGAAAGTGACTCTTAATTGTGATTTTGTGAAGTGCATAGTAAGCACATTGCATTTTTGGACATTTTTCGCTACTCACTCTGGAAATTGAGAAGTGATAGTAGTCACCAAAAGTTTTGTACATCACTTAAAAAAGTGAGAAGTGCATAGCAATCTTTATATTCGTTTTTACTGTGCTAACAAGTGGAGAAGGAGGTGGAGTTTGGAAACAATACCGGCGCACAGCACCTATGTGCGCCAAAAGAAATTGTCAGTTTGGTCAGAGATGGTACTGACCATAATCGCACCTTAATGGCTGAATCAAACTATTATGGAATATTGAGCGAGCAGGCGCTGGGCTCCGCTCATTATCAAGACAAGATGGATGCTTCGACATCTAATGCATCCAAAAAGGCAGTTCAGGACACCTGTACGTCTGATGGAGGCGCGTCCGCCAGTGACAAAAGGCGCAAAcgcaaaaagaagaagaagaatggcAGTGGAAGTGGCAGTCATTCGCAATACGAGGACTTCCGTATTGACTTAATCACGTCACAGTTTATGGAAACCATTGAGAGGCTCGAGAAAGAGAAGCGTCAACTTGCTAATGAGTTGGCTGAACTGCGCTCACTCATACAGAGCAATGTTCAAAATCAAACACCTAGCCCTGGCGTAATCAGGGGCAACAATGACCATGACCTCAGATATACTGCAGCTAGAGGTGATGATGACATGGACGTCGTTAATGAGTACTCACTCCAGAGAGAAAAACAAATGTCGGTCAAAGCAGCCGAAGGCTTTGACACAGCGATGAAGGATGCCAGAAGACCGTTGGTAAAGCCGAGAGAAATGTGGGTCAAGGCAAATGGAAACGAAGTAGCGGGAACCAACAAAGATACACCAACAGAAACAACAAACAAAGTTACATCAGCAACAGCAACTACAGATAAAATAACATCAGCAGCAGCCCCCAGCAAAGGCGCTATACGGAAGACAACTGTCCCTGGCGATACACAGGGACGATTGACCACTGGCGGAGGAAATCCAGGACATCAGCCAAACATTGCTCAGCCGAGAGGAAAAGGTAAGTCCAGCCCACCTGTGATTAGGGTATATGGTAGTAATCCTAAGGATATGACGGATAGGCTAGCTAGACATTTGGGTCACTCCCTATTCAGCATTAGGCTGATAAACAGGAACTTGGTCGGTCTACATCTTAGTAAGATGGAAGACCATGCGAAGGCAAAAGAGTTCTTAACGAACATAGGTCTTAATTTCTTCACTTTTACGCCAAGGGAACTTAGACCATTCTCCCTTATGATACGGGGCCTCTCGGGCACGTACGATGTGGAGGATCTTAGACAGTTTCTTGCAGGCTGTGGCCTCAGTCTGGATGTGCTCAAGATAATAAGATTGGAAGGAGATCGCTGGATCGTCCAATTAGGAAACGGGTCCGACTTCGGTGGTTTTAAGAAGCTGCAGTACATATTGCATTGCCGCGTGAGTATAAGGAGGAATAAGGCGGGAGGCTTAACCCAATGCAGGAATTGCCAACGATTTGGTCACATTTCCCTGAATTGTAAGATGGCGTTTCGATGTGTTAAATGCGGTGGTTCACATGGTCCGGACAACTGCGATATCCCGGAAAGGGACCTGAACACGGAGGAGAATGTGGCTACCGAGCCTTCTACTGGACGAATAGTGAGGACCGTTGGAGTCCCAGATCACTGTGTCAATTGTAAGGCTGACGGACATGTGGCAAGCTCCAAAGACTGTCCGAAACGCAAGGAAATACTCCGAAGGAGAGCAGGTAAGGGGGCTGCTCCCATGAAAACGACCAGCGACTTTACTGTCCCTCCTCCTCCCATTGATGGCAGAGGTGGTTCGTACGCCGATATGGCCCGTGGGATGCGTGGAGATGCATCTACATCGACAGCTACGACTCGGAAGAGTCCATCTGGAGGCATTGACGGGGCCCTGGCCCACTTTGATGGCGAGTGCAGACGACTCCTTGGCGGCGATCTGATGACCTGCGTTAAGAAGATTGGGACGTATGCTGATACATATTGCCAACTTAGAACCGATGAAGAGAGAACCCGTGCGCTCTACGGGCTATTGTTATCGATGCGCCTTGATGCCCAGTTTTAAGACAGTCTTTATAAATGTCAACTCAATAGTGTCTCGACATAAGAGACACTATCTTCAGATTTTCGTGAAGCAGCAGAAACCGGATGTCTTGATGATAGCTGAGCATGGCCTCACGGAGAGGCATGTATTTGGACTAGAGGGCTACGACTGTCACATACAATATAGGACGACTGGCATTAGAGGCGGCGGTACGGCCATATTTATAAAGACTGGCATTAAGGCTGAGAGGTGTATTTGCGATCTCGGCGGCTTACAGGGTACACTGGTTAGGGCTTCGACGCCCGAGGGTTATGTTCTCTTTGCCTCATTGTATAGTAGGCCACAGGATGCTCTTGACATACAAGCACTGGATAGATTGGCAGATCTAGTAGGCTCCACGGAGGCGATAATTGGTGGTGATCTCAACTCTAGGCATCCAGATTGGGGGGATGCTGTCCAGAACGTGAGTGGCCGCCGTCTGCATGAGTGGCTTAGGATGACACCAACCATGTCGTTGCTGAAGACAGAGGGGCCCTCGAGGAGGACTGCTATGTCTAGCTCGTACATCGACTTCTTCTTGAAGACTAATGGGATTCAACCGACGGATGTTTCGCGGTCTCATAGGGGACTTGAGACGCTGGATTACGACTCGGACCACAGGGCCGTCGTCCTTGAGATTGGcgaaatggtttttgaaaggaGTCAGCCCACAGAGATCTTCGATTTTAGAAGCTTAAGAATGCGACGATTTAATGAAAGGCTTGCTGCGGCCCTGGACAGATGCGAATTGCCGATTGCCAGTAATGCGACTGTTGCAGAAATCGATGGGGCGATCGAGGCAATGGATAGAGCCTTTTCCGAGGCCATGAGTGAAAGCATCGacaagattaggccacataaggGAACCCTGAGAAAATTGCCAGAGGACATATTGGAACTCATCCACAAAAAGAAAACCCTGAGAAGGCGACGTTTCCGGATTATGGACCAGCAGGAATCATCAACCCTTGGGGCTACCATAAGGAACTTGGGGAACATAATTGCCCAGCGTATTGCTCGTTTTGAGGACCAGAATTACATGCAAATGCTTGATAATATTAGGCCGAACAGTGAAATGTTCAGCAAGCTGTAAAGTATAAGGGCCGCTGGGAGACGGAGTAAAATCTGTGATCTTATCCAGGAAGACGGGCGATGCACCACATCTGACGAGGAAAAGGCGAATGCTGTTGCGCGTGAGTTGGCGAAGATCCAACAAGGAGTCATGAACCCTGGAGCATTGAATGATGTTCGGGACGAAGATTGAGTTCCGTGATGGAAACTTAGCGGATGCCTCCACGACTGTGGAGGGTTCTTTCAGGATTATAAAACCAGCGGAAATTGGGTCTGTCCTCCGCACCATGAACAACAAGAAGAGCTCGGGAGAGGACGGCATTCCGAACTATGTGCTCCGCAGGACTGACGCTAGGGTATGGCGATTCTTAGCGATTGTCTTCAACCACTGCCTGAACCTTGGATACTTCCCCAAGGCGTGGAAGATGGCAAAGGTGGTCCCTGTATTGAAACCGGGAAAGGATCCGACATCGCCAGCGAgctacagaccgatatccctaCTCTCGTCAATCTCGaagctctttgaaattttcatcctattgcCACATTGAGGAAGCTGGGATGCTGATAGGATCGCAGTTTGGGTTCAGGAGATCTACCTCCACTACACACGCCCTGACGGCCCTCACAAGTAGGGTTGTGGAGGGATTCAACAACCGGTGTGTAACGATAGCGGCCAGCTTGGACTTTGAGAGGGCCTTCGACTCGGTCTGGCAGGAGGGCATAGTCCGAAAGATGAGGACATTCGGCTTTCAAGATTCCCTTATAGACATTGTAGAGGACTATCTCAGGGAGAGATCCTTCAGCGTTGTGGTAGCTGATTCGAAGTCTGCCACACAGAGAATCAGAGCTGGAGTACCGCAGGGATCTGTCCTAGGACCAGTTCTCTATAATGTTTATCTGGCAGATATACCGGAGCCGACTAATGGGGAACTTCTTCTCATCTATGCGGACGACATACTTGTCGCATCGACACATGCCAGGGCCAAGCGGGCCGCTAGGAACCTGGAGGAATACCTTGACACTCTACATGGGTATTTTGAGACATGGAGACTTGGCCTGAATGTCCAAAAGTGCCGGACAATGGTATTCCGAGGTAGGAAGCGGAATTTGTACAAGAACGCCAGATCGTACGTCCCCAGCATTAAGATTGGAGGCGATACTATCGTAAATTATGGATCCTTGAAGTATTTGGGTGTGATTTTCCAGGAGGATATGACATTCACGCGTCATGTCGATTACCTTTTGGATAAGGCGAAGGCTGCTTTCCACGCCTACGCATCGTTACTGAGGAGGAAAGGAGGACTGAGTAGGAAGATTAAGCTCACCATTTATAAACAAGTTGTTAGACCCACATTGGCCTATTCTTTCCTGGTATGGAGCTCCATATCATCGGCACAAATGGAGAAGATAAGGATATTCGAGAGAAAGATGTTGCGGTATTCTCTTGATATGAGAACGAAGGTGGAAACCCAGGGGCAGTATAGGAATACCCCAAATAGAGAGGTATATGGCGACGCTAGATTGCCCAGAGTGGACGCCTTCATGGTGAACGTTGCGCTGAAACACCTGCAGGGTTATGCCGCGCACCCAAATGCGATTGTCCGGGAGATGAGCCTCTCGCGCCGGGATTTCGACAGCCTTAGAAATGCCGAAAGGGTCCTTCCTCCTACGTGCCTTGGACATATGGCCGAAAACAATATGCTGTTTGATGAGCATGGTAGACTTATGTTCTACCATAGGAGATTTGGGAGAATGGACTTTGAAGATCCGGTTTATAAAGTGGACCAGTGGCTACCTGGTagcatttgatttgttttgtaaATATGTAAATAGTAAAAtggattatttgttttgttttagttatattttattttgttttatgttttgtttgtaAATAGTTTTgtaaatagttttattttttttttttttttttgatggattATTCTTGTTTGTTTTCTAGTAGCATTTAAGTAGGTTTTAAATTAGTTTTAGGATTTTAAATCCCGGTTTTTACCTTTTTATCCGGGGGTGTCGAATTTACTTTAAAGGATTACTACCCTAGGAATAATAAGAATATGAATGGGCTGGACTTTGTGCCTTTGTCATTCAACGTATTGATTAATCtattattttaataattaattaatgtTATTAGAATACATCTCTAGAGAATATCTATGATAGCTAGAGTAAGTATCTACACTAATTATAAGAATATGTTATAAATGAAATACGAAAAGATATGGGAAATAAAAGAATATATGCGTAAGGCAACTATTACAGTGTTaacagtgtttgtgtgcatatcgtgaagtgaactaaaaacttctagtgaaaaatggctcgtactaagcaaactgcccgtaaatctactggtggcaaagcccctcgtaagcaattggctaccaaagctgctcgtaagagcgcaccagccaccggtggtgttaagaagccacatcgtttccgccctggtaccgttgctttgcgtgaaatccgtcgctaccagaagagtactgagttgttgatccgcaaattgcctttccaacgtttggttcgtgaaattgcccaagatttcaagactgacttgcgtttccagagctctgctgtcatggccttgcaagaagctagcgaagcctacttggtcggtctcttcgaagataccaacttgtgtgccatccatgccaagcgtgtcaccatcatgcccaaggatatccaattggccagacgtattcgtggagaacgtgcttaaattattgacattttaaaagccaacttttttttacaaaaacaatcggtccttttcaggaccacaatatttttataaaaaagagaaaaaaatttattcaaaacttacacctttttatttttattaaaataaataaatgtagtctttttttggggatggaaaaatacactatttatattaaaaaaatttttttcttttctatgcgttttacttttggtaatattgggtttcaaaacatggagcgaaatcaaaaactttttttaaaaaaaattatttaatttactttttatgttaaattgaaaatttttattttctattagcaacagtatatttgctgttattctttttgcaaaatttgatttttcgtagtagctacataacaagaatgaatgaagataaaaacaggcaggccaatacattcgagagaattttaactttaaatagataatttagatacattgaatataaattttttctgtattttttattattttcaaacaaatgatattttttgctattctaaaaactgttttaaaaagaataaaatagtattttaatattttaaattattaaagggaaatagatttcgttcggtatgcaactgttctacatttgcttgcttagacaagggcatttttcaatttgtgtttaatttccaaaaaaaaataaatattttttttttaaatttgtaattgcATTGTTTATATACAATACCTTGTttagaatttacatttttaaattttttatttagtttcaagtccactttatatagaaaaaaatattttataataaatgcaatagagctcaccgcacattttgcatagccaacgacgttggtataacatagcatcgtaatattttagacttttcgtaacaaacgtacactttttataaattatgtaacattttaatagaaatctatcatttctataatattttatgataaaattttcctaaaacatttttacattagagctttcaaattaatttgcagaaaaacttttattcatggaaaatacgccaatatggtgaattcaactatcatagactacataataaaatcgattatttcactatgaaaatcatccaaattttcacttttttttac
The Stomoxys calcitrans chromosome 3, idStoCalc2.1, whole genome shotgun sequence genome window above contains:
- the LOC131995597 gene encoding histone H2A — its product is MSGRGKGGKVKGKAKSRSNRAGLQFPVGRIHRLLRKGNYAERVGAGAPVYLAAVMEYLAAEVLELAGNAARDNKKTRIIPRHLQLAIRNDEELNKLLSGVTIAQGGVLPNIQAVLLPKKTEKKA
- the LOC131995613 gene encoding histone H4; translated protein: MTGRGKGGKGLGKGGAKRHRKVLRDNIQGITKPAIRRLARRGGVKRISGLIYEETRGVLKVFLENVIRDAVTYTEHAKRKTVTAMDVVYALKRQGRTLYGFGG
- the LOC131995579 gene encoding histone H3, which encodes MARTKQTARKSTGGKAPRKQLATKAARKSAPATGGVKKPHRFRPGTVALREIRRYQKSTELLIRKLPFQRLVREIAQDFKTDLRFQSSAVMALQEASEAYLVGLFEDTNLCAIHAKRVTIMPKDIQLARRIRGERA